Proteins encoded within one genomic window of Paramisgurnus dabryanus chromosome 13, PD_genome_1.1, whole genome shotgun sequence:
- the cacng7b gene encoding voltage-dependent calcium channel gamma-7 subunit: protein MSSCSSRALTLLSTVFGACGLLLVGVAVATDYWLLMEEGIVLQQNQTVDVKMALHSGLWRVCFIAGSEKGRCVASEYFTEPEIEITTENTANILKMVRTATPFPMVSLLFVFMAFIISNVGHIRPQRTILAFVSGIFFIVSGLSLVVGLVLYISSINDEVMNRPREPEHFFNYHYGWSFAFAASSFLLKEGAGVMSVYLFMKRYAEKEMYRPHPALYHPRLSEGSDYSGQYLHPETWPPPQRARSTSEISSDISIQLTQNPQLPPKTGAQQNTSSPGITADSSPTSGAEYQMPSLASGAPFSHNHPLHPGAHGAAAASQPLPLSASPAAVPPPHYHTHMRMGASPC, encoded by the exons ATGAGCTCTTGCAGCAGCAGGGCTCTGACTTTGCTCTCCACGGTGTTCGGGGCATGCGGACTGCTGTTGGTAGGGGTTGCCGTGGCGACGGATTATTGGCTGCTGATGGAGGAGGGCATCGTGCTGCAGCAGAACCAAACGGTCGACGTCAAGATGGCACTGCACTCTGGCCTGTGGAGAGTGTGTTTTATAGCAG GTTCGGAGAAAGGTAGATGTGTCGCCTCTGAGTACTTTACAGAACCAGAGATTGAAATCACCACAGAAAACACAGCAAATATTCTCA AGATGGTGCGGACAGCCACCCCCTTTCCTATGGTTTCTCTGCTCTTTGTCTTTATGGCCTTCATCATCAGTAATGTGGGCCACATCCGCCCTCAGCGCACCATCCTGGCCTTTGTTTCTGGAATCTTCTTCATCGTCTCAG ggTTGAGTCTGGTTGTGGGGTTGGTGTTGTATATCTCCAGTATCAATGATGAAGTGATGAACAGGCCGCGAGAACCAGAGCACTTCTTCAACTACCACTATGGCTGGTCATTTGCGTTCGCTGCCAGCTCCTTCTTGCTCAAAGAG GGTGCCGGTGTGATGTCTGTGTATCTCTTTATGAAGCGTTATGCAGAAAAGGAGATGTATCGGCCTCATCCGGCTCTCTATCACCCCCGCCTTTCTGAGGGCAGCGACTACAGCGGCCAGTACCTCCATCCAGAGACCTGGCCTCCACCTCAGAGAGCACGGAGCACCTCTGAGATCTCCAGCGACATCTCCATCCAGCTCACTCAGAACCCCCAGCTCCCACCGAAAACCGGTGCCCAACAGAACACGTCATCTCCGGGAATCACCGCTGATTCCAGCCCCACCTCTGGAGCCGAGTACCAGATGCCATCGCTGGCTTCTGGTGCTCCATTTTCCCACAATCATCCTCTTCACCCTGGGGCACACGGAGCAGCTGCAGCATCCCAGCCCCTGCCCCTGTCCGCATCACCCGCTGCAGTGCCACCCCCACACTATCACACACATATGCGCATGGGAGCCTCTCCCTGCTAA